A portion of the Streptomyces erythrochromogenes genome contains these proteins:
- a CDS encoding methylated-DNA--[protein]-cysteine S-methyltransferase, with product MRDTANSRKQHTVVDSPYGPLTLVAADGVLSGLYMTGQRHRPAEESFGERVAAGEEPFPEVVRQLAAYFAGELTEFDLPLRLEGTEFQRSVWEQLARIPYGETWSYGELAAKLGKPNASRAVGLANGKNPVGIIVPCHRVIGASGSMTGYGGGVERKVRLLAFEAGQGLTS from the coding sequence ATGCGAGACACCGCGAACAGCCGCAAGCAGCACACCGTCGTCGACAGCCCGTACGGTCCGCTCACCCTGGTGGCCGCGGACGGCGTCCTCAGCGGCCTCTACATGACCGGGCAGCGCCACCGCCCGGCTGAGGAGTCCTTCGGGGAGCGGGTGGCGGCCGGCGAGGAGCCCTTTCCCGAAGTGGTGCGCCAGCTGGCCGCGTACTTCGCCGGGGAGCTGACCGAGTTCGACCTCCCGCTCCGGTTGGAGGGCACCGAGTTCCAGCGCAGCGTCTGGGAGCAGCTCGCGCGGATCCCGTACGGCGAGACGTGGTCGTACGGGGAGCTGGCGGCGAAGCTGGGCAAGCCGAACGCCTCGCGCGCGGTGGGTCTGGCCAACGGGAAGAACCCGGTCGGGATCATCGTGCCGTGCCACCGGGTGATCGGCGCGTCCGGCAGCATGACCGGCTACGGCGGCGGGGTCGAGCGCAAGGTGCGGCTGCTGGCCTTCGAGGCCGGTCAGGGTCTGACGTCGTAG
- a CDS encoding SHOCT domain-containing protein translates to MDDYPLLNLFWTMLWLFLWIMWFFLLFKIITDIFRDHTMSGWGKAGWLIFVLILPFLGVFVYLIARGKSMGERDMKQMQENEAAFKQYVQQAAGPGSGSADELHKLSALKDKGDITQEEFDRAKAKLLA, encoded by the coding sequence ATGGACGACTATCCGCTTCTGAACCTCTTCTGGACGATGCTGTGGCTGTTCCTGTGGATCATGTGGTTCTTCCTGCTCTTCAAGATCATCACGGACATCTTCCGTGACCACACGATGAGCGGCTGGGGCAAGGCGGGATGGCTGATCTTCGTGCTGATCCTGCCGTTCCTCGGCGTGTTCGTGTACCTCATCGCCCGCGGGAAGAGCATGGGCGAGCGGGACATGAAGCAGATGCAGGAGAACGAGGCGGCCTTCAAGCAGTACGTCCAGCAGGCGGCCGGCCCCGGCAGCGGTTCGGCGGACGAGTTGCACAAGCTCTCCGCCCTCAAGGACAAGGGCGACATCACCCAGGAGGAGTTCGACCGCGCCAAGGCCAAGCTGCTGGCCTGA
- a CDS encoding BCCT family transporter — translation MSAESLEQPRPDTPGGGSGSPVDGAPDLTVVSVGVIAVLAVVAWAALGKDSFDTASAAALAWVLNNFAWLFVIAADVFLVMCVVLAISRFGRIRLGADDSEPEFTNLSWIAMMFSAGMGIGLMFYGVGEPLTHYLAPPPASGAAPRTGAAALAAMEYSFFHWTLTPWAIYGIAGLALAYATFRKGRGNRLSSAFVPLIGRERADGGPGRAIDLLAVFATVFGTATSLGLGALQVSKGLSLTTGIEDSTTVELIIICSLSAAFVLSAFSGLHKGVKWLSTSNIVLAAVLMVFVFLLGPTVYILDVIPSGVGGYLSELLPMASRTGAFTDSAWLGAWTIFYWAWWLSWAPFVGTFIARISRGRTIREFLIGVLLVPSGATVVWFCVMGGTAIRLDSTGAVDFAAELEEGTEASLFAMLDALPLSTLTSWVAMALVMTYFVTSADSASLVMGSLTSRGSLHPPTWLVVTWGVLMAAVAAVLLLAGGLKSLQTATILVALPFVVVMLLLCWALLKELREDPGAGPARHHPLHGVRDAVRAMVGDAVTEQGRAADRPPPR, via the coding sequence ATGAGCGCCGAATCACTGGAACAGCCACGTCCGGACACCCCCGGAGGGGGCTCCGGCAGTCCGGTGGACGGCGCCCCCGACCTCACCGTCGTCAGCGTCGGCGTGATCGCCGTGCTGGCCGTCGTCGCCTGGGCGGCCCTCGGCAAGGACTCCTTCGACACCGCCTCCGCTGCCGCCCTGGCCTGGGTCCTGAACAACTTCGCGTGGCTGTTCGTGATCGCCGCGGACGTCTTCCTCGTCATGTGCGTCGTCCTCGCGATCAGCCGCTTCGGCCGGATCCGCCTCGGCGCCGACGACTCCGAGCCCGAGTTCACCAACCTGTCGTGGATCGCGATGATGTTCAGCGCCGGCATGGGCATCGGCCTGATGTTCTACGGCGTGGGGGAGCCGCTCACCCACTACCTGGCCCCGCCGCCCGCCTCCGGGGCGGCCCCCCGCACGGGCGCGGCCGCCTTAGCGGCCATGGAGTACTCCTTCTTCCACTGGACCCTCACCCCGTGGGCCATCTACGGCATCGCCGGCCTCGCCCTCGCCTACGCGACCTTCCGCAAGGGCCGCGGCAACCGCCTCAGCTCCGCCTTCGTCCCCCTGATCGGCCGGGAACGGGCCGACGGCGGGCCCGGCAGGGCCATCGACCTGCTCGCCGTCTTCGCCACCGTCTTCGGTACCGCCACCAGCCTCGGCCTCGGCGCGCTCCAGGTGTCCAAGGGACTCAGCCTCACCACCGGGATCGAGGACTCCACCACCGTCGAGCTGATCATCATCTGCTCGCTCTCGGCGGCCTTCGTGCTCTCCGCCTTCTCCGGCCTGCACAAGGGAGTGAAGTGGCTGAGCACCAGCAACATCGTGCTCGCCGCCGTCCTGATGGTCTTCGTCTTCCTGCTCGGCCCCACCGTCTACATCCTCGACGTGATCCCCTCCGGCGTCGGCGGCTACCTGAGCGAGCTGCTGCCCATGGCCAGCCGCACCGGCGCCTTCACCGACAGCGCCTGGCTCGGCGCGTGGACGATCTTCTACTGGGCGTGGTGGCTCTCCTGGGCCCCCTTCGTCGGCACCTTCATCGCCCGCATCTCACGGGGCCGCACCATCCGCGAGTTCCTCATCGGGGTGCTGCTCGTACCCAGCGGGGCCACCGTCGTCTGGTTCTGCGTGATGGGCGGCACCGCCATCCGCCTCGACTCCACCGGCGCCGTCGACTTCGCGGCCGAGCTCGAGGAAGGCACCGAAGCCTCCCTCTTCGCCATGCTGGACGCGCTGCCGCTGTCCACGCTCACCTCGTGGGTCGCCATGGCCCTCGTCATGACCTACTTCGTCACCAGCGCCGACTCCGCCTCCCTCGTCATGGGCTCCCTCACCAGCCGCGGCTCCCTCCACCCGCCCACCTGGCTCGTCGTCACCTGGGGCGTGCTGATGGCCGCCGTGGCCGCGGTACTGCTCCTCGCGGGCGGCCTGAAGTCCCTGCAGACCGCCACCATCCTGGTCGCGCTGCCCTTCGTCGTCGTCATGCTGCTGCTCTGTTGGGCCCTGCTCAAGGAGCTCCGCGAGGACCCCGGCGCGGGACCCGCCCGCCACCATCCCCTGCACGGCGTGCGGGACGCGGTCCGGGCCATGGTCGGAGACGCCGTCACCGAACAGGGGCGGGCGGCCGACCGACCGCCCCCTCGGTAG
- a CDS encoding class I SAM-dependent methyltransferase, whose translation MAAPREPDSAKVEAFMEKALGDLSGAMATALCAIGDRLGLFKDLAAHGPTRSQDLADRLDLRERYVREWLRGLTAAGYLTEPEPGTFALPPEHVPALAAEPGPMFLGGVHQMLPGLWQPYEQLVDAFRTGGGVPQAAYPPSVWDGMSRFSGSWFESVMIDDWLSTFPHVVGKLERGSYVADVGCGAGRALIVLAKAFPRSRFTGFDVFPAQVERARANAQRAGVADRVSFRLLDVAQGLPDRYDIVTTFDVIHDAADPRGLLAAIRAAVKDNGDYLMLEVNSRDRPEDNVGPVASLLYGFSVFYCMTTSLAGDGAALGTCGLPEETVRTLCAEAGFREVTRSPAEDPFNVLYDVRP comes from the coding sequence ATGGCCGCACCCAGGGAACCGGACAGCGCGAAGGTCGAAGCCTTCATGGAAAAGGCGCTCGGGGACCTGAGCGGAGCCATGGCCACCGCACTGTGCGCCATCGGCGACCGGCTCGGCCTGTTCAAGGACCTCGCCGCCCACGGCCCGACCCGCAGCCAGGACCTGGCGGACCGACTGGACCTGCGCGAACGCTACGTCCGCGAGTGGCTGCGCGGCCTCACGGCCGCCGGCTACCTCACCGAGCCCGAACCGGGCACCTTCGCCCTGCCCCCCGAACACGTCCCCGCACTCGCCGCCGAACCGGGCCCGATGTTCCTGGGCGGCGTCCACCAGATGCTCCCCGGCCTCTGGCAGCCCTACGAACAACTCGTGGACGCCTTCCGGACGGGCGGCGGCGTACCGCAGGCCGCCTACCCGCCCTCCGTCTGGGACGGCATGAGCCGCTTCTCCGGCAGCTGGTTCGAGAGCGTCATGATCGACGACTGGCTCTCCACCTTCCCGCACGTCGTCGGCAAGCTCGAACGCGGCAGCTACGTCGCGGACGTCGGCTGCGGCGCGGGCCGGGCCCTGATCGTGCTCGCCAAGGCGTTCCCGCGCTCGCGGTTCACCGGCTTCGACGTCTTCCCGGCCCAGGTCGAACGCGCCCGCGCCAACGCCCAACGGGCGGGCGTCGCCGACCGGGTCTCCTTCCGCCTCCTCGACGTCGCACAGGGCCTCCCCGACCGGTACGACATCGTCACCACCTTCGACGTCATCCACGACGCCGCGGACCCCCGGGGCCTGCTGGCCGCCATCAGAGCCGCCGTCAAGGACAACGGCGACTACCTCATGCTGGAGGTCAACTCCCGGGACCGCCCCGAGGACAACGTCGGCCCCGTCGCCTCGCTCCTGTACGGGTTCAGCGTCTTCTACTGCATGACCACGTCCCTGGCCGGCGACGGAGCCGCCCTCGGGACCTGCGGCCTGCCCGAGGAGACCGTCCGCACCCTCTGTGCCGAGGCCGGCTTCCGCGAAGTCACCCGTTCTCCCGCCGAAGACCCCTTCAACGTCCTCTACGACGTCAGACCCTGA
- a CDS encoding NUDIX domain-containing protein, producing MTTTDDFATYIASLPRVLAGAAALYRDAEGRVLLVEPNYREGWALPGGTIESDQGESPRTAARRESAEEIGIDVPLGRLLAVDWTLGPGRPPLVAYLYDGGVLDEAQFASIRLQEEELVSWRLVDPAELTTYLPGSLGRRTEEAYRVLRSGEGTAELENGRRPVTS from the coding sequence GTGACCACCACGGATGACTTCGCCACGTACATCGCGAGCCTGCCCCGGGTGCTGGCCGGCGCGGCCGCCCTCTACCGGGACGCCGAGGGCCGGGTCCTGCTCGTCGAGCCCAACTACCGCGAGGGCTGGGCCCTGCCGGGCGGAACCATCGAGTCGGACCAGGGCGAGTCGCCGCGCACCGCCGCCCGCCGGGAGAGCGCCGAGGAGATCGGCATCGACGTCCCCCTCGGCCGCCTCCTCGCCGTGGACTGGACGCTCGGCCCCGGCCGCCCGCCGCTCGTCGCGTACCTCTACGACGGGGGAGTGCTCGACGAGGCCCAGTTCGCCTCGATCAGGCTCCAGGAGGAGGAACTGGTCTCGTGGCGGCTCGTCGACCCCGCCGAACTCACCACCTACCTGCCCGGATCGCTCGGCCGGCGTACCGAAGAGGCCTACCGCGTCCTCCGGTCGGGTGAGGGCACCGCGGAACTGGAGAACGGCCGGCGCCCGGTCACCTCGTAA
- a CDS encoding glycerate kinase, giving the protein MTDGAVTEAARVLIAADKFKGSLTAVQVAERVTAGLRRAVPGVEIETLPVADGGDGTVAAAVAAGFERREVRVTGPLGDQVTAAFALREGTAVVEMAEASGLQLLPAGTFAALTATTYGSGEVLKAALDAGARSIVFGVGGSATTDGGAGMLAALGAVFLDANGEPVGPGGGALADLASADLSGVDPRFAEVDFVLASDVDNPLTGPKGCAAVYGPQKGASPEDVATLDAALAHYAQVLEKSIGPKAAELAASPGAGGAGGIGYGALLLGASFRPGIELMLEVLGFAPALERATLVITGEGSLDEQTLHGKAPAGVAAAARAAGKPVVAVCGRLLLGQEALQAAGIRKAYPLTDLEPDPAKSIPNAGPLLEQVAANIAADVL; this is encoded by the coding sequence GTGACGGACGGAGCAGTAACTGAGGCCGCGCGCGTGCTCATCGCCGCGGACAAATTCAAGGGCTCGCTCACGGCCGTTCAGGTCGCGGAGCGGGTCACGGCCGGCCTCCGAAGGGCCGTACCGGGCGTGGAGATCGAGACCCTCCCCGTCGCGGACGGCGGCGACGGCACGGTCGCGGCCGCCGTCGCGGCCGGTTTCGAACGCCGGGAGGTACGGGTCACCGGGCCCCTCGGGGACCAGGTCACGGCCGCCTTCGCGCTGCGCGAGGGCACCGCGGTGGTCGAGATGGCGGAGGCCTCCGGTCTCCAGCTGCTGCCGGCGGGCACCTTCGCCGCGCTGACGGCGACCACGTACGGCTCGGGCGAGGTCCTCAAGGCCGCGCTGGACGCGGGTGCCCGCTCGATCGTCTTCGGCGTCGGCGGCAGCGCCACCACGGACGGCGGCGCCGGCATGCTCGCGGCTCTCGGTGCGGTGTTCCTGGATGCGAACGGCGAACCGGTCGGTCCGGGCGGCGGCGCGCTGGCCGACCTGGCCTCGGCCGACCTGTCGGGCGTGGACCCGCGCTTCGCGGAGGTCGACTTCGTCCTGGCCAGCGACGTGGACAACCCGCTGACCGGTCCGAAGGGCTGCGCGGCCGTCTACGGCCCGCAGAAGGGCGCCTCGCCCGAGGACGTGGCGACGCTCGACGCGGCGCTGGCGCACTACGCGCAGGTGCTGGAGAAGTCGATCGGCCCGAAGGCCGCCGAGCTCGCCGCCTCCCCGGGCGCGGGCGGCGCGGGCGGCATCGGCTACGGCGCGCTGCTGCTGGGCGCGAGCTTCCGTCCCGGCATCGAGCTGATGCTGGAGGTACTGGGCTTCGCGCCGGCGCTGGAGCGGGCCACGCTCGTCATCACCGGTGAGGGCTCGCTGGACGAGCAGACCCTGCACGGCAAGGCTCCCGCGGGTGTCGCGGCGGCCGCGCGCGCCGCCGGCAAGCCGGTCGTGGCGGTCTGCGGCCGGCTGCTGCTGGGCCAGGAGGCCCTGCAGGCGGCGGGCATCCGCAAGGCGTACCCGCTGACGGACCTGGAACCCGACCCGGCCAAGTCCATCCCGAACGCGGGTCCCCTCCTGGAGCAGGTCGCGGCGAACATCGCCGCCGACGTCCTCTGA
- a CDS encoding SpoIIE family protein phosphatase, whose protein sequence is MSARLSRGAHSVAGQVFALMAVIVVLLTTAAALALVFQARYDSQRDARNRSLAAAEAFAHAPGLPEALMSRDPTAALQPLAEAARRASGLDFIAVMDVRGVRYTDSRPELIGQRASDVSRAVAGESFTEVFQGQPSDAVRAVVPVRNADGAVIGLVGTGIEVENVSHAVEGQLPLLVGATAGGLLLGTAGAALVSRRLLHQTRGLGAAEMTRMNEHHEAVLHAVREGVLIIGNDQRLILANDEARRLLDLPQDAEERAVGDLGLDPRTTELLASGRVVTDHVHLAGDRLLAVNVRPTMAYAGRPAGRVVTLRDTTELASLTGRAEVARSRLQLLYDAGGRIGTTLDVVRTAEELSEVAVPRFADFVTVELLEPVLHGDEPSDVTGVYTEMRRAAITGVRTDSPLQPVGDLIRFVVPTAPMAAALDEGHAVLAADLNAAMGWRAQDSEGTRVALEYGLHSLISVPLQARGVVLGMANFWRADTPEPFDGEDLSFAEELGARAAVSIDNARRFTREHATAVTLQRRLLPRVLPDQSAVDVAYRYLPAKAGVGGDWFDVIQLPGARVALVVGDVVGHGVHAAATMGRLRTAVHNFATLDLPPDELLGHLDELINRIDQDEAGGGGGDADGSGAGGEHGGPDGAAERASAVTGATCLYAVYDPVSGRCRMASAGHPGPALISPDGGVEFPELPAGLPLGVGGMPFEAVEFQLSEGSRLVLFTDGLVEDRDRDFDTGLQLLADALSRPGRSPDQAASDVLATMLFPVPSDDIALLIADTRRLEADRIAEWEVPGEHSAVSRVRNAGSAQLVEWGLGDISFAVELILSELVTNAIRYGSAPVGVRLLRDRSLICEVSDGSSTSPHLRYAATTDEGGRGLFLVAQYAERWGTRYTDRGKVIWAELPLTGGAEPQPPAPLDLDALEDMAW, encoded by the coding sequence ATGTCCGCTCGCCTGTCCCGGGGGGCGCACAGTGTCGCCGGTCAGGTCTTCGCCCTCATGGCGGTGATCGTGGTGCTGCTCACCACGGCCGCCGCGCTGGCCCTGGTCTTCCAGGCCCGCTACGACAGCCAGCGCGACGCCCGCAACCGCTCGCTCGCCGCCGCCGAGGCCTTCGCGCACGCCCCCGGCCTGCCGGAGGCGCTGATGTCCCGGGATCCGACGGCCGCGCTCCAGCCGTTGGCCGAGGCCGCCCGCAGGGCCTCGGGCCTCGACTTCATCGCCGTGATGGACGTCCGCGGGGTCCGCTACACCGACTCGCGGCCCGAGCTGATCGGCCAGCGCGCCTCCGACGTCTCCCGGGCCGTCGCCGGGGAGTCCTTCACGGAGGTCTTCCAGGGCCAGCCGAGCGATGCCGTCCGGGCCGTGGTCCCCGTGCGGAACGCGGACGGCGCCGTCATCGGCCTGGTCGGCACCGGCATAGAGGTGGAGAACGTCTCCCACGCGGTGGAGGGGCAGCTCCCGCTCCTCGTGGGCGCCACGGCCGGCGGACTGCTGCTCGGCACCGCCGGCGCCGCCCTGGTCAGCCGGCGGCTGCTGCACCAGACCAGGGGCCTGGGCGCCGCCGAGATGACCCGGATGAACGAACACCACGAGGCCGTTCTGCACGCCGTGCGCGAGGGCGTGCTCATCATCGGCAACGACCAGCGGCTCATCCTGGCCAACGACGAGGCCCGCAGACTCCTGGACCTGCCGCAGGACGCCGAGGAGCGCGCCGTCGGCGACCTCGGTCTCGACCCCCGCACCACCGAGCTCCTCGCCTCGGGCCGGGTCGTGACGGACCACGTGCACCTGGCGGGCGACCGGCTGCTCGCGGTCAACGTACGGCCGACCATGGCGTACGCGGGGCGGCCGGCGGGCCGCGTGGTGACGCTGCGCGACACTACGGAGCTCGCCTCCCTCACCGGCCGGGCCGAGGTCGCCCGCAGCCGCCTGCAGCTGCTGTACGACGCGGGCGGGCGGATCGGCACCACGCTCGACGTGGTGCGCACCGCCGAGGAGCTGTCGGAGGTGGCCGTACCGCGCTTCGCCGACTTCGTGACGGTGGAGCTGCTGGAGCCCGTACTGCACGGTGACGAGCCCTCCGACGTCACCGGCGTCTACACCGAGATGCGCCGGGCGGCCATCACCGGCGTGCGCACCGACTCGCCGCTCCAGCCGGTCGGCGACCTCATCCGGTTCGTGGTGCCGACGGCCCCGATGGCGGCGGCCCTGGACGAAGGGCACGCGGTGCTGGCTGCCGATCTGAACGCGGCCATGGGCTGGCGGGCCCAGGACTCCGAGGGCACCCGCGTGGCCCTCGAGTACGGGTTGCACTCGCTGATCTCCGTACCCCTCCAGGCCCGCGGGGTGGTCCTCGGCATGGCCAACTTCTGGCGCGCCGACACGCCGGAGCCCTTCGACGGGGAGGACCTGTCCTTCGCGGAGGAGCTGGGTGCGCGGGCGGCCGTCTCCATCGACAACGCCCGCCGCTTCACCCGCGAGCACGCGACGGCCGTGACCCTCCAGCGCAGGCTCCTGCCCCGGGTGCTGCCCGACCAGAGCGCCGTGGACGTGGCCTACCGCTACCTGCCGGCGAAGGCGGGGGTGGGAGGCGACTGGTTCGACGTGATCCAGCTCCCGGGCGCCCGCGTGGCGCTGGTCGTGGGCGATGTCGTCGGGCACGGGGTGCACGCCGCGGCCACCATGGGCCGGCTGCGGACCGCGGTGCACAACTTCGCCACCCTGGACCTGCCGCCCGACGAGCTGCTCGGGCACCTGGACGAGCTGATCAACCGGATCGACCAGGACGAGGCCGGGGGCGGGGGCGGGGACGCGGACGGGAGCGGAGCGGGCGGGGAGCACGGAGGGCCCGACGGTGCGGCCGAGCGTGCTTCCGCCGTCACCGGGGCCACCTGTCTCTACGCGGTCTACGACCCGGTCTCCGGACGGTGCCGGATGGCGAGCGCCGGGCATCCCGGGCCCGCGCTGATCAGCCCCGACGGCGGGGTGGAGTTCCCCGAGCTGCCGGCCGGGCTCCCGCTCGGCGTGGGCGGGATGCCCTTCGAGGCGGTCGAGTTCCAGCTGTCCGAGGGGAGCCGGCTCGTGTTGTTCACGGACGGCCTGGTCGAGGACCGCGACCGGGACTTCGACACCGGTCTGCAGCTCCTCGCCGACGCGCTCTCCCGTCCCGGCCGCAGCCCCGACCAGGCGGCCTCGGACGTGCTCGCGACGATGCTGTTCCCGGTGCCGAGCGACGACATCGCGCTGCTGATCGCGGACACCCGGCGGCTGGAGGCGGACCGGATCGCCGAATGGGAGGTGCCCGGCGAGCACTCGGCCGTCTCCCGGGTGCGCAACGCCGGCTCGGCGCAGCTCGTCGAGTGGGGCCTGGGGGACATCTCCTTCGCCGTGGAGCTGATCCTCAGCGAGCTGGTCACCAACGCGATCCGGTACGGGAGCGCGCCCGTCGGGGTCCGCCTGCTGCGCGACCGGAGCCTGATCTGCGAGGTCTCCGACGGCAGCAGCACCTCCCCGCACCTGCGGTACGCGGCCACCACAGACGAGGGCGGGCGCGGACTGTTCCTCGTCGCGCAGTACGCCGAACGGTGGGGCACCCGCTACACCGACCGCGGGAAGGTCATCTGGGCCGAGCTGCCGCTGACCGGCGGCGCGGAGCCGCAGCCGCCGGCCCCGCTGGACCTGGACGCGCTGGAGGACATGGCCTGGTGA
- a CDS encoding AlkA N-terminal domain-containing protein, with amino-acid sequence MHTDTERCVRAVQSKDARFDGWFFTAVLTTRIYCRPSCPAVPPKVENMTFLPSAAACQQAGFRACKRCRPDTSPGSPEWNARADAVARAMRLIQDGVVDREGVPGLANRLGYSTRQVERQLGAELGAGPLALARAQRAQTARLLIETSELPMGDVAFAAGFSSIRTFNDTVREVFALSPSELRERSVKAGRKKDAPPRIPGTISLRLPFRAPLNPDNLFGHLAATAVPGVEEWRDGAYRRTLRLPHGTGVVALTPQPDHIGCRLALTDLRDLTIAISRCRWMLDLDADPEAVDEQLRSDPLLAPLVDKAPGRRVPRTVDAAEFAVRAVLGQQVSTAAARTHAARLVTAYGERVEDPLGGLTHLFPSPQALAGLDPESLALPRSRRATLTTLVSALADGSLPLGIDSDWDAARAQLSALPGFGPWTTEVIAMRALGDPDAFLPSDLGVRRAAQGLGLPSTPSALTARAAGWRPWRAYAVQYLWATDAHPINHLPV; translated from the coding sequence ATGCACACCGACACCGAGCGCTGCGTAAGGGCCGTGCAGTCGAAGGACGCCCGCTTCGACGGCTGGTTCTTCACCGCCGTCCTGACCACCCGGATCTACTGCCGGCCCAGCTGCCCCGCCGTGCCGCCGAAGGTCGAGAACATGACCTTCCTGCCCAGCGCCGCCGCCTGCCAGCAGGCCGGGTTCCGCGCCTGCAAGCGCTGCCGGCCCGACACGAGCCCCGGCTCCCCCGAGTGGAACGCCCGCGCCGACGCCGTCGCCCGGGCGATGCGGCTGATCCAGGACGGGGTCGTCGACCGCGAGGGCGTCCCCGGCCTGGCCAACCGCCTCGGCTACTCCACCCGCCAGGTCGAACGGCAGCTGGGCGCCGAACTCGGCGCCGGCCCGCTCGCCCTGGCCAGGGCCCAGCGCGCCCAGACCGCGCGGCTGCTCATCGAGACCTCCGAGCTTCCGATGGGCGACGTCGCCTTCGCCGCCGGCTTCTCCTCCATCCGCACCTTCAACGACACCGTCCGCGAGGTCTTCGCCCTCTCCCCGAGCGAGCTGCGGGAGCGGTCCGTGAAGGCCGGGCGGAAGAAGGACGCCCCGCCCCGGATCCCCGGGACCATCAGCCTGCGGCTGCCGTTCCGGGCCCCCCTGAACCCCGACAACCTCTTCGGGCACCTCGCCGCGACCGCCGTCCCCGGTGTCGAGGAGTGGCGCGACGGCGCCTACCGCCGCACCCTGCGCCTCCCCCACGGCACCGGCGTCGTGGCGCTGACCCCGCAGCCCGACCACATCGGCTGCCGCCTGGCCCTCACCGACCTGCGCGACCTGACGATCGCGATCAGCCGCTGCCGCTGGATGCTCGACCTCGACGCGGACCCCGAGGCCGTCGACGAGCAGCTGCGCTCCGACCCGCTGCTGGCGCCGCTCGTGGACAAGGCCCCGGGGCGCCGTGTCCCCCGTACGGTCGACGCGGCGGAGTTCGCCGTGCGGGCCGTGCTGGGCCAGCAGGTGTCCACCGCGGCGGCGCGCACGCACGCCGCCCGGCTGGTCACGGCGTACGGGGAGCGCGTCGAGGACCCGCTGGGCGGGCTGACGCACCTCTTCCCGTCGCCGCAGGCCCTCGCGGGGCTCGACCCGGAGTCGCTGGCCCTGCCGCGCAGCCGGCGGGCCACGCTCACCACCCTGGTGTCGGCGCTGGCCGACGGTTCGCTGCCGCTCGGCATCGACAGCGACTGGGACGCGGCCCGCGCGCAGCTGTCGGCGCTGCCCGGCTTCGGCCCGTGGACCACCGAGGTGATCGCGATGCGGGCGCTCGGCGACCCGGACGCGTTCCTGCCGTCCGATCTGGGCGTGCGGCGCGCCGCGCAGGGGCTCGGTCTGCCGTCGACCCCGTCCGCGCTCACGGCGCGGGCCGCCGGCTGGCGGCCCTGGCGCGCGTACGCCGTCCAGTACCTGTGGGCCACGGACGCCCACCCCATCAACCACCTGCCGGTCTGA
- the pssA gene encoding CDP-diacylglycerol--serine O-phosphatidyltransferase: protein MTVTDPETPATGWVPESAEEESAEDDMPLSLRLSIADTLTLGNATCGFMAVYFTTTGILIPHLTGSGETGMARNSAATAVILMLLAAVFDLFDGIVARKLRSSPMGAELDNLSDLISFGLAPAYFVLVYGMVAVDADQKMSALAAIVVLLAVVLRLARFSCVTMKDGMFQGMPSPFGALTVVSIVLLELPFIPTLLAIIGVAWLMVSRVEYPKPRGVLAVAMLCWIIGAMGLLAAWAFDAPGGQLLLQTGCALQIAMAATIPLFATTRRANTFRHNRREARATSLR from the coding sequence TTGACCGTGACTGACCCTGAGACTCCGGCCACCGGCTGGGTGCCCGAGTCCGCCGAGGAGGAGTCCGCAGAGGACGACATGCCGCTCTCGCTGCGGCTGTCGATAGCGGACACCCTCACCCTCGGCAACGCAACGTGCGGATTCATGGCGGTGTACTTCACCACCACCGGAATCCTCATCCCGCACCTGACCGGGAGCGGCGAGACGGGCATGGCCCGCAACAGCGCCGCCACGGCGGTGATACTGATGCTGCTCGCCGCGGTCTTCGACCTCTTCGACGGCATCGTGGCCCGCAAGCTGCGCAGCTCCCCGATGGGTGCCGAGCTGGACAACCTGTCCGACCTGATCAGCTTCGGCCTGGCCCCGGCCTACTTCGTCCTCGTCTACGGCATGGTCGCCGTCGACGCGGACCAGAAGATGTCGGCGCTGGCCGCGATCGTGGTGCTGCTCGCCGTGGTGCTGCGGCTCGCGAGATTCAGCTGCGTGACGATGAAGGACGGCATGTTCCAGGGCATGCCGAGCCCGTTCGGCGCGCTGACGGTCGTGTCGATCGTGCTGCTGGAGCTTCCGTTCATCCCGACGCTGCTGGCGATCATCGGGGTGGCGTGGCTGATGGTGAGCCGGGTCGAGTACCCCAAGCCGCGGGGTGTCCTCGCGGTGGCGATGCTCTGCTGGATCATCGGCGCGATGGGGCTGCTGGCGGCCTGGGCGTTCGACGCCCCGGGCGGTCAGCTGCTGCTGCAGACCGGCTGTGCGCTGCAGATCGCGATGGCGGCGACCATTCCGCTGTTCGCGACGACTCGGAGGGCCAACACCTTCCGCCACAACCGCCGCGAAGCCCGCGCCACGTCGCTGCGCTAG